In Ferroplasma sp., a single window of DNA contains:
- a CDS encoding transposase gives MVKLRAYTGVVPVTKQSGRYNTSSHISKSGNSIIRHTLYLSTISAIRFNPVVKRYYCRKKEAGMSGNELIISCSNKLLNIIYSVLKNNQEFKDPEARN, from the coding sequence GTGGTAAAATTAAGGGCATATACAGGAGTGGTCCCTGTAACTAAACAATCAGGCAGATATAATACATCATCACACATATCTAAGAGTGGCAATTCTATAATAAGGCATACATTATACCTTTCAACTATATCAGCAATAAGGTTTAATCCTGTTGTCAAGAGGTATTATTGCCGTAAAAAGGAAGCAGGAATGAGTGGAAACGAACTAATAATATCCTGTTCCAATAAATTATTGAATATCATATATTCCGTATTGAAGAACAATCAGGAATTTAAGGATCCTGAAGCAAGAAATTAA
- a CDS encoding IS110 family transposase, producing MIYIGIDIAKRKFDYCIIDSDLNRIRSGIISNNSNGFNEMLNIIGNYGNARIGMESTNIYHLNLYSFLIGHNFNPLLLNSIETKIIKKSRIRKNKTDKIDSEAIARYPIISGNNTVNMFNYPELKEYANTYFRINKKITAVKNALIRDLDLLYPGMPSIIDINAKYLNEIISNIDNIKNGNYKIKYIDTGKNAILSISGNNSNAVKI from the coding sequence ATGATATATATTGGAATAGACATAGCCAAGAGAAAGTTTGATTACTGCATTATAGACAGTGATTTAAACAGGATAAGGTCTGGCATTATATCAAACAACAGTAATGGCTTTAATGAGATGTTAAACATTATAGGAAACTATGGCAATGCAAGGATAGGAATGGAATCAACTAACATATACCATTTAAATTTATACAGCTTTTTAATTGGCCATAACTTTAATCCTTTGCTGTTAAACTCAATAGAGACAAAAATAATAAAGAAATCAAGAATAAGGAAGAACAAGACCGATAAAATAGATTCAGAAGCTATAGCAAGGTATCCTATAATATCAGGGAATAATACTGTTAATATGTTTAATTATCCTGAATTAAAGGAATATGCAAATACATATTTCAGGATAAATAAGAAGATAACAGCAGTTAAGAATGCCTTAATCAGGGATTTAGATTTACTGTATCCGGGAATGCCATCAATAATAGATATAAATGCAAAGTACCTTAATGAAATAATAAGCAATATTGATAATATAAAGAATGGCAATTATAAAATAAAGTACATAGATACAGGAAAGAATGCAATACTGAGCATATCAGGCAATAACAGCAATGCAGTAAAAATATGA
- a CDS encoding NifB/NifX family molybdenum-iron cluster-binding protein has protein sequence MTTRIGIPVDGITVSGPGEGAEVHIYEIENTKYKLIESYENPALKATSTRGIHMLKSVLAKNVDAIIVSEIGAPGVRFLKDKIKIYFSNNMNENEALEFYIKGKLEEVTLPTHKSPHHEGNVHELK, from the coding sequence ATGACAACAAGAATTGGAATACCTGTAGATGGGATCACCGTCAGTGGACCGGGAGAAGGAGCAGAAGTGCATATTTACGAAATTGAGAATACAAAATATAAATTAATAGAAAGTTATGAAAATCCAGCCCTGAAAGCAACCTCAACTAGGGGTATACATATGCTAAAATCGGTATTGGCAAAAAATGTTGATGCCATAATAGTATCAGAAATTGGAGCCCCTGGAGTACGTTTTCTGAAAGATAAGATAAAGATATATTTTTCAAATAACATGAATGAAAATGAAGCACTAGAATTCTATATAAAGGGAAAATTAGAGGAAGTGACATTACCGACTCATAAATCTCCTCATCACGAGGGAAATGTTCATGAACTGAAATAG
- a CDS encoding zinc ribbon domain-containing protein, with the protein MPIYENDEHEFLSSKAKKIENNNYIKGLLFLTDKRIIFEKKGQKSFFRASPAELDINLFLYNVENANYAKPAFPIFTKQVLSIEYYGESQKLSRVDFAVKKSKSWVDQITRLATVAKRDESNRKEKEMLENKKHELDMARAKAPRANIGMAVFGDDKKKNPYENIRENMAEDSNNENLPDTAKRCPRCGFPVTDDMTYCPNCGYKLK; encoded by the coding sequence ATGCCGATATATGAAAATGATGAGCATGAATTCTTAAGCTCAAAAGCTAAAAAAATTGAGAACAACAACTATATTAAAGGATTGCTCTTCCTTACAGATAAGAGGATTATATTTGAAAAAAAGGGCCAGAAATCCTTTTTCCGGGCTTCTCCTGCAGAACTGGACATTAATCTATTTCTTTATAATGTGGAGAATGCCAATTATGCAAAACCTGCATTTCCAATATTTACAAAACAGGTATTAAGTATAGAGTATTACGGCGAGTCTCAGAAATTAAGCCGTGTAGATTTTGCTGTAAAAAAATCAAAGTCATGGGTGGACCAAATTACTAGGCTGGCAACTGTGGCTAAAAGGGACGAATCAAATAGAAAGGAAAAGGAAATGCTGGAAAATAAGAAGCATGAGCTGGATATGGCTAGGGCAAAGGCGCCCAGGGCTAACATAGGCATGGCTGTATTCGGTGATGACAAGAAAAAAAATCCATATGAAAATATCAGGGAAAATATGGCTGAGGACAGCAATAATGAAAATCTGCCAGACACTGCAAAGAGATGCCCACGATGTGGTTTTCCTGTTACAGATGATATGACCTATTGCCCCAACTGTGGATATAAACTAAAATAA
- the hutU gene encoding urocanate hydratase, with translation MVKREIHAPHGNKLNTKGWSQEGALRLIMNNLDPMVAKDPDNLIVYGGKGKAARNWEAYDKIIESLKSLENDETLLVQSGKPVGIFRTTKEAPRVLIVNAQIVPHWATDDVFWDLEARGLTMFGQMTAGSWVYIGTQGVLQGTYETLYALARKVYHADNLKGKWFLSAGLGEMGGAQPLAAKMNGATSIIVEVDKEKINRRLRDKYLDKYAESLDDALKMKDEALKSGNPVSIAVLGNAATVYQELQDRGIIPDIVSDQTAAHDINLGYVPEGYSIENFQKFRAEHPEEFKKKVYETIVKQVKCMLYFQSKGSSVFDYGNDIRTRAKEGGLENAFDILGYVPAYIRDLFAVGSGPFRWLALSGNPEDIRKIDDAIIKNIDDKHLTDWIKLAKEYVHFQGLPARICYASYGEREKIGLMINDMVRSGELEAPVAIGRDHHDTGSVASPYRETEAMKDGSDAIADWPILNALLNAVSGASWVSVHHGGGTGIGNAIHSGFVIVADGTDDAAKRIKRVLNADPGIGVIRHADAGYESSREIIKNGPKFKSPYFSK, from the coding sequence ATGGTAAAAAGAGAGATACATGCGCCGCACGGCAATAAATTGAATACAAAGGGCTGGTCCCAGGAGGGGGCACTTAGATTGATTATGAATAATCTTGACCCGATGGTTGCCAAGGACCCTGACAACTTAATAGTTTATGGAGGAAAAGGAAAAGCAGCAAGAAACTGGGAGGCCTATGATAAAATCATAGAATCACTTAAATCGCTGGAAAACGACGAAACATTGCTGGTACAGTCTGGAAAACCGGTTGGCATTTTCAGGACAACAAAGGAGGCACCCAGGGTTCTCATAGTAAATGCCCAGATAGTCCCGCACTGGGCGACTGATGATGTTTTCTGGGACCTTGAGGCCAGAGGGCTTACAATGTTCGGCCAGATGACTGCGGGTTCCTGGGTTTACATAGGCACGCAGGGAGTTCTACAGGGGACATACGAAACACTATACGCCCTGGCCAGAAAGGTATATCATGCCGATAATCTAAAAGGCAAATGGTTCCTGTCGGCAGGCCTCGGGGAAATGGGAGGTGCACAGCCATTGGCAGCGAAGATGAATGGTGCCACCAGCATAATAGTTGAGGTGGATAAGGAGAAAATAAACAGGAGATTGAGGGATAAGTATCTGGATAAATACGCTGAAAGCTTAGATGATGCTCTCAAAATGAAAGATGAGGCACTGAAATCCGGGAACCCTGTATCTATTGCCGTGCTTGGGAATGCTGCAACAGTTTACCAGGAATTGCAGGATAGGGGCATTATACCTGATATTGTTTCAGATCAGACTGCAGCCCATGACATAAATCTTGGCTATGTACCTGAGGGCTATAGCATAGAAAACTTCCAGAAATTCCGTGCAGAACATCCGGAGGAATTCAAGAAGAAGGTTTATGAAACCATAGTAAAACAGGTAAAATGCATGCTCTACTTCCAGTCAAAGGGTTCTTCTGTATTTGATTACGGAAATGATATAAGAACCAGGGCAAAAGAGGGAGGGCTGGAAAATGCATTCGATATACTTGGATATGTCCCTGCCTACATAAGAGACCTGTTTGCAGTTGGGTCTGGCCCGTTCCGGTGGCTGGCCCTTTCGGGCAATCCAGAAGATATAAGAAAAATAGATGATGCTATAATAAAAAATATTGATGACAAACATCTCACTGACTGGATAAAGCTTGCAAAGGAGTATGTGCACTTCCAGGGATTGCCTGCCAGAATATGCTACGCCTCATATGGCGAGAGGGAAAAAATCGGATTAATGATAAATGATATGGTAAGAAGCGGTGAGCTGGAGGCACCTGTTGCAATCGGAAGGGATCACCATGACACCGGGTCTGTAGCATCCCCGTACAGGGAAACAGAGGCGATGAAGGATGGGAGCGATGCCATAGCAGACTGGCCCATACTCAACGCACTTTTGAATGCTGTCTCCGGTGCATCATGGGTGTCAGTGCATCACGGCGGGGGAACAGGAATAGGAAATGCAATCCATTCAGGTTTTGTAATAGTTGCTGACGGAACCGATGATGCTGCAAAAAGGATTAAGCGTGTGCTGAATGCTGATCCTGGAATAGGTGTGATAAGGCACGCTGATGCAGGATATGAGTCATCCAGGGAAATAATAAAGAATGGACCTAAATTCAAAAGTCCATACTTCAGCAAATAG
- a CDS encoding MFS transporter → MENSVNKTTVLSSFGMFLDGYQLTVIAFAVILIQNYIPLSSLEYGLIIASVIIGAIIGTIMVGYISDLFGRRRIYLSTLIFFIIFDLISVFSVNFIMLFISRVLLGIVLGAEYPVANSYIAEVTPDEKRGFYLAMATVFFSIGSISSAIVAMFMFPLGNLGWRIMLGLAVIPAIIVEFMRFSLPESKMWEQKKEKTKFFQMFSKKYYKNIVIAALIWFLYDIVAYGLSLTLPTILKLGHFVTNVDNAIVTTFFLIIGIISGIFVMMKVDKYGRKGIQITGFIFMGALFLVLPHFYYLAGIIAIVSFLELFNAFDGATVGIIPAEVTVTEFRGTSYGFSSMMGKIGAVIGVIAMSLLIHGKNYFNAYYFLAAIMAVAILLTLLLPETKKIVLK, encoded by the coding sequence ATGGAAAATTCCGTTAATAAAACAACAGTACTATCCTCATTTGGGATGTTTCTTGACGGTTACCAGCTAACCGTTATTGCATTCGCTGTAATTCTGATACAGAATTATATACCATTGAGTTCCCTGGAATATGGCCTTATTATAGCATCAGTAATCATAGGCGCAATAATAGGAACAATAATGGTCGGCTACATAAGCGACCTTTTCGGCAGGAGAAGAATATATCTTTCCACCCTTATATTCTTTATAATATTCGATCTTATTTCCGTATTCTCAGTGAATTTTATAATGCTTTTCATATCAAGGGTTCTTCTGGGAATCGTCCTGGGGGCAGAATACCCGGTAGCCAATTCATACATAGCAGAGGTGACTCCAGATGAAAAAAGGGGATTCTACCTTGCAATGGCAACTGTATTTTTCAGCATAGGATCAATCAGCAGCGCCATTGTGGCCATGTTCATGTTCCCGCTGGGAAACCTGGGGTGGAGGATCATGCTGGGCCTGGCCGTCATTCCTGCAATTATAGTCGAATTCATGAGGTTTTCCCTTCCAGAATCAAAGATGTGGGAGCAGAAGAAGGAGAAGACAAAATTCTTTCAGATGTTTTCAAAAAAATATTACAAAAACATTGTTATAGCCGCACTTATATGGTTCCTTTACGATATCGTTGCCTACGGGCTTTCATTGACCCTTCCAACAATACTGAAACTTGGGCATTTTGTAACCAATGTTGACAATGCCATAGTTACCACATTCTTTCTTATTATCGGCATAATATCTGGAATATTTGTGATGATGAAGGTGGATAAATACGGAAGGAAGGGAATACAGATAACCGGATTTATTTTCATGGGTGCACTGTTCCTTGTACTGCCCCATTTTTACTATCTTGCAGGAATCATTGCCATAGTATCATTCCTTGAGCTATTCAATGCCTTTGACGGGGCAACAGTGGGAATAATACCTGCGGAGGTTACTGTAACAGAATTCAGGGGCACCTCCTACGGCTTCTCATCAATGATGGGGAAAATCGGTGCAGTAATAGGCGTAATTGCAATGTCTCTGCTCATACACGGAAAAAATTATTTCAATGCATACTACTTCCTTGCTGCCATCATGGCTGTTGCCATACTGCTCACTCTTCTACTTCCGGAAACGAAAAAAATAGTTTTAAAATAG
- a CDS encoding FAD-dependent oxidoreductase, producing MEKIGIIGAGITGLFSALNLALDGYNVTLFDRDYIISGTSGKFHGMLHSGSRYSVNDSQSAKECIQENQLLSATASSFIKNTGGYYLALNDEEAEYGDRLIAKNRENGIPTDELTVNEMLDVEPGINKNITRALHVPDKVIYAHPFAAAVAVEAKMLGVNLKFKTEITGGDRRGNSIESLKYTSRNKTFSEKFDYIINTTGPWSGHLLESFGIKDFEVMPTLGYMASFDRLFSNSILNRMRDPSDGDILLPYGSMSVAGTVAIISEDVENNDIDPEDLDTMLSEVAQMVPSLTAHRYKKLYSSMRPLVREENSRSSRDFKIYRNMDNVFSIIGGKFTTSRLMGQAISQKISEITGSKSMDTSKIVLNDTFDRFMDRYRNQINMGFMNYISSYGNSMDYGYLSQIESAFIFNEAIRVGD from the coding sequence ATGGAAAAAATAGGCATTATAGGTGCCGGTATAACCGGCTTGTTCTCTGCCCTGAATCTCGCCCTGGATGGCTATAATGTGACCCTATTTGACAGGGATTACATTATATCTGGAACTTCTGGAAAATTCCATGGGATGCTGCATAGCGGATCAAGGTATTCTGTGAATGACAGCCAGTCAGCAAAAGAATGCATACAGGAAAATCAACTTCTATCAGCAACCGCGTCGAGCTTCATTAAAAATACCGGCGGATATTACCTTGCACTGAATGATGAGGAGGCAGAATACGGCGATAGGTTAATAGCAAAAAACCGGGAAAATGGGATACCAACTGATGAATTGACTGTCAATGAGATGCTGGATGTGGAGCCCGGAATAAACAAAAATATTACCAGGGCATTGCACGTTCCAGATAAGGTAATTTACGCACATCCATTTGCAGCTGCAGTTGCAGTTGAGGCAAAGATGCTTGGAGTAAACCTGAAATTCAAAACTGAGATAACAGGCGGGGATAGAAGGGGCAATTCCATAGAATCCCTGAAATATACCAGCAGGAATAAAACATTCAGCGAGAAATTTGATTACATAATAAACACAACCGGGCCATGGTCCGGGCACCTTCTAGAATCCTTCGGCATTAAGGATTTTGAGGTAATGCCCACGCTGGGGTATATGGCATCATTTGACCGCCTTTTCTCCAATTCCATACTTAACAGGATGAGAGATCCTTCAGACGGTGACATACTCCTTCCCTATGGCAGTATGTCGGTTGCCGGCACGGTTGCAATTATATCAGAGGATGTTGAGAACAATGACATTGATCCGGAGGACCTGGATACAATGCTTTCTGAAGTGGCCCAGATGGTTCCATCCCTTACTGCCCATAGATATAAGAAACTGTACAGCTCCATGAGGCCACTGGTTAGGGAAGAAAACTCAAGGTCCAGCAGGGATTTTAAGATATACAGGAATATGGACAATGTCTTCAGCATAATAGGAGGAAAGTTTACAACCTCCAGGCTGATGGGCCAGGCCATTTCACAGAAAATAAGTGAAATTACTGGTTCAAAATCTATGGACACGTCGAAGATTGTGCTGAACGATACCTTTGATAGGTTCATGGACAGATACAGAAACCAGATAAATATGGGATTCATGAATTACATAAGTTCATACGGAAATAGCATGGACTACGGATATCTTAGCCAGATTGAAAGCGCCTTTATTTTCAATGAGGCCATCAGGGTAGGTGACTGA
- a CDS encoding SRPBCC domain-containing protein, which yields MEYSGEIPVKSTLNDVRIFLSKIENITPCLPGIYDFEIEGNEIKCKLKLDISAAGISAMNTVTGKMTFTYLPGDEGLNIQGSGRIAGSKVKFSIEIAYATDNGNTVLHWKSSFDFGLIVKIMGKNKVDEISKQNIERTVNCISNRLN from the coding sequence ATGGAATACAGTGGGGAAATACCTGTTAAAAGCACCTTAAATGATGTAAGGATCTTTCTTTCAAAGATAGAAAATATCACACCGTGCCTGCCGGGGATATATGATTTTGAAATAGAAGGAAACGAAATAAAATGCAAGCTCAAACTTGATATATCAGCAGCAGGTATTTCTGCAATGAATACTGTGACGGGAAAAATGACCTTTACGTATCTACCCGGGGATGAGGGTCTTAACATCCAGGGAAGTGGCAGAATCGCAGGGTCTAAGGTAAAATTTTCAATAGAGATTGCCTACGCCACTGATAATGGAAACACTGTTCTTCACTGGAAGAGCTCCTTTGACTTCGGCCTCATAGTAAAAATTATGGGAAAAAACAAAGTAGATGAAATATCGAAACAGAATATCGAGAGAACAGTAAACTGCATATCTAATAGGCTGAACTAA
- a CDS encoding RimK family alpha-L-glutamate ligase, with product MLNFIYDSIAWEEKQIIKELQGDGIKLNLINAKDHPLSLTGDIDITGPAVIRCMSAKRSLYYSYILESHGIETVNSFNTFNIAGNKAFTTSFLYRNGINTPDTVMSFSHDNAMDAAGDMGYPVVFKPSTGSWGRMISLIRDANMAETVFSMNDMVAENSYYIQSFVKRPPRDIRVIMVGGKISASIYRYSGEGWKTNLYLGGRVEKAVLGKEETEIIMKVSDLFGPGIIGIDAMESESGITVHEVNSRVEFKGASRVYGNAIIRDIAEYLKTLD from the coding sequence ATGCTCAATTTCATTTACGATTCCATAGCCTGGGAGGAAAAACAGATAATTAAGGAACTCCAGGGTGATGGTATAAAACTCAATCTGATAAATGCAAAGGATCATCCACTGAGCCTAACAGGAGATATCGATATTACCGGCCCAGCCGTCATAAGATGCATGAGTGCAAAAAGGTCACTGTATTACTCATATATTCTGGAGTCCCATGGGATAGAAACGGTAAATTCATTCAATACGTTCAATATTGCCGGAAACAAAGCATTTACAACATCATTTCTTTACAGAAATGGAATCAATACTCCTGATACTGTAATGTCATTTTCCCATGACAATGCAATGGATGCAGCAGGTGATATGGGATACCCTGTGGTGTTCAAGCCGTCTACAGGAAGCTGGGGGAGGATGATTTCCCTTATAAGGGATGCAAACATGGCTGAAACAGTATTTTCCATGAATGATATGGTGGCGGAGAATTCATATTATATCCAGAGCTTCGTCAAAAGGCCTCCGAGGGACATAAGGGTGATAATGGTTGGGGGAAAAATTTCAGCGTCCATATACAGGTATTCTGGAGAGGGATGGAAGACCAACCTTTACCTGGGCGGCAGGGTTGAAAAAGCAGTTCTCGGAAAGGAGGAAACAGAAATTATAATGAAAGTTTCTGACCTTTTCGGACCGGGAATAATAGGAATAGATGCCATGGAATCAGAATCCGGGATCACTGTCCATGAGGTAAATTCCAGGGTTGAGTTTAAGGGTGCATCAAGGGTATATGGTAATGCCATAATAAGAGATATTGCCGAATACCTGAAAACACTGGATTAA
- the hisC gene encoding histidinol-phosphate transaminase produces the protein MKEIYLDKNENPFNIPDAIKEKFIDYVKNADFNRYPEKGLPSLIEGLGRFTGLGPERIIAANGSDELLDMLIKRAAGDIVISSPTFEMYSFYATNYGHSAIDVPLNDDFSLNAPEIIKRRDAKLVIICSPNNPTGNLIGRDSIKAVLESGVTTVLDNAYYEFSGEDYTDLIRKYDNLIILRTFSKAFSLAGMRVGYGMAKPDLMVGLKKLQAPFYMNILSAKLAEIMMENYSLIEEKINYIVRERKRVYGELGEIAYNSDTNFLMLKKDLYDYLAGKGIHIRKLPLVKDRSRITIGTAEENNILISAVREYIKNK, from the coding sequence ATGAAAGAGATATACCTGGATAAAAATGAGAATCCATTCAACATACCGGACGCCATAAAAGAGAAATTCATAGATTATGTGAAAAATGCAGATTTCAACCGGTATCCGGAAAAGGGCCTGCCATCACTCATTGAGGGCCTTGGGAGGTTCACCGGTCTGGGGCCAGAAAGGATAATAGCGGCAAATGGCAGTGACGAGCTTCTTGACATGCTTATAAAAAGAGCAGCCGGTGATATTGTAATAAGCTCCCCTACCTTTGAAATGTATTCATTCTATGCAACCAATTACGGGCACAGTGCAATTGATGTTCCATTGAATGATGATTTTTCATTGAACGCCCCTGAAATTATAAAGCGCAGGGATGCAAAGCTGGTTATTATTTGCTCCCCGAACAATCCAACTGGAAACCTTATAGGGAGAGACAGCATTAAAGCTGTCCTGGAGTCCGGTGTAACAACAGTTCTGGACAATGCCTATTATGAATTTTCTGGAGAGGATTACACAGACCTGATAAGGAAATATGACAATCTGATAATTTTAAGAACGTTCTCCAAGGCCTTCAGCCTGGCCGGAATGCGTGTGGGTTATGGAATGGCAAAGCCAGACCTCATGGTAGGGTTGAAAAAATTGCAGGCACCTTTTTACATGAATATACTGTCTGCAAAACTTGCCGAGATTATGATGGAGAACTACAGCCTTATAGAGGAAAAGATAAATTATATAGTCAGGGAGAGAAAGAGGGTGTATGGTGAATTGGGTGAAATAGCCTACAATAGTGATACAAACTTTCTCATGCTGAAAAAGGATCTTTATGATTACCTTGCAGGTAAAGGAATACATATAAGGAAGCTGCCACTTGTAAAGGACAGGTCCAGAATTACAATTGGGACTGCTGAGGAAAACAACATTCTGATATCCGCAGTAAGGGAATATATAAAAAATAAATGA
- the ftcD gene encoding glutamate formimidoyltransferase, with translation MKLVEMVPNFSDGRNKDTITLLENAVKETQDAKLLDTEMDYDHNRSVITIVVTLERAAGLAYRLIQIASENIDMGTHTGAHPRFGATDVMPFIPLEDTTMDECVKISHEVGKLVGEKLGIPVFMYANSALSPERTSLENIRNKSFQIEQLRESIGSGRYIPDYGPSIVGSAGATIIGARDILVAWNIYLNTDNIHVGRKIASAIRGRDGGFAYVKSLALFIQEKKMVQISMNLVNYRKNPLYRIFQAVKAEASRYGISIAGSEFIGMVPREALVESFNYYMMSDLKNNNVLDFHAGKI, from the coding sequence ATGAAGCTTGTGGAAATGGTTCCGAATTTCAGTGATGGAAGAAATAAAGATACTATCACCCTTCTAGAAAATGCAGTGAAGGAAACACAGGATGCCAAACTGCTTGACACAGAAATGGATTACGATCACAACAGAAGTGTCATTACTATAGTTGTGACACTTGAAAGGGCTGCTGGGCTAGCCTACCGGCTTATACAAATCGCATCAGAAAATATTGATATGGGCACCCACACAGGGGCCCATCCGAGGTTCGGTGCAACTGACGTTATGCCATTTATCCCGCTGGAAGACACCACAATGGATGAATGTGTAAAAATATCACATGAAGTTGGAAAGCTTGTTGGGGAGAAACTGGGCATCCCTGTTTTCATGTACGCAAATTCTGCACTATCCCCTGAAAGGACAAGCCTTGAAAATATACGTAATAAAAGTTTCCAGATTGAACAGCTTAGGGAATCCATAGGTTCCGGGAGGTATATACCTGACTACGGCCCTTCCATTGTTGGCAGTGCAGGAGCAACCATTATCGGCGCAAGGGATATCCTTGTGGCGTGGAATATATACCTTAACACAGACAACATTCATGTTGGAAGAAAAATTGCATCGGCCATCAGGGGCAGGGACGGTGGCTTTGCATATGTAAAATCACTGGCTCTCTTCATACAGGAGAAGAAAATGGTCCAGATTTCAATGAATCTGGTGAATTACAGAAAAAATCCCCTGTACCGCATCTTCCAGGCCGTTAAGGCTGAAGCATCCAGATATGGAATATCCATAGCGGGGTCAGAATTCATAGGAATGGTACCCAGAGAGGCTCTTGTTGAATCCTTTAACTATTATATGATGTCTGATCTTAAAAATAATAATGTGCTGGATTTTCATGCTGGAAAAATTTAA
- the hutH gene encoding histidine ammonia-lyase → MIYIDGNSLSIEDVIAVADNGEKAGIADSAMEQIRKSKRSLMKILESGKPVYGVNTGFGSLLNVNVEKNNTVQLQINLIRSHSAGTGEPLDERTVKSIMLIRANTLVKGYSGVSEELINFILFMINESIIPVVPRYGSVGASGDLAPLAHIGLAIMGEGDVFYNGKRMNSGEVFRQLGKKPYSYGEKEGVALINGTSVICGILALEVKKSERLIGEALGSFALAFEGLSGTDRAFTEWALASRPHEGQQLVGRALRKLFRGSAIVENARKVKVQDAYSLRCTPQVYGAVWDTVEYVRKVLTTEINSATDNPLLMDDEYISTGNFHGEPVAMASDFLAIAMTDFGNMVERRLARIVDTNLSGLPPFLVRDYGLNSGYMILQYTAAALCNVNKTLAHPNSADTIPTSANQEDHVSMGTNAALKLVEINRNVETIVAIEYLLGAQALEFRKLEPSKATMDIYSKIREIVKPLDHDRPSTEDINAICSIMEAESFRNFIIEKTGFH, encoded by the coding sequence ATGATTTACATTGATGGAAACAGCCTTAGCATAGAGGATGTAATTGCAGTTGCTGATAACGGGGAAAAGGCAGGGATAGCAGATTCTGCCATGGAACAGATAAGAAAATCCAAGAGATCCTTAATGAAAATACTGGAATCTGGAAAGCCCGTATATGGTGTGAATACTGGGTTCGGGTCGCTTCTGAATGTAAACGTGGAAAAAAATAATACAGTACAGCTTCAGATAAACCTGATCAGGAGCCATTCCGCAGGAACCGGGGAGCCACTGGATGAAAGAACAGTGAAGTCAATTATGCTTATAAGGGCAAACACACTTGTAAAGGGCTATTCTGGCGTATCAGAGGAGCTAATAAATTTCATACTCTTCATGATAAATGAAAGTATAATCCCGGTTGTTCCCAGATATGGGTCTGTGGGTGCAAGTGGGGACCTTGCGCCACTGGCGCATATAGGCCTTGCAATAATGGGGGAAGGCGATGTATTCTACAATGGGAAAAGAATGAATTCAGGTGAGGTGTTCAGGCAGCTTGGGAAAAAGCCATACAGCTATGGAGAGAAGGAAGGTGTGGCACTGATAAATGGCACTTCCGTCATCTGCGGCATACTGGCACTGGAGGTGAAAAAATCTGAGAGATTAATAGGTGAAGCTCTGGGTTCATTTGCCCTCGCCTTTGAAGGCCTTTCTGGTACTGACAGGGCATTCACGGAATGGGCGCTTGCATCCAGGCCCCATGAGGGTCAGCAGCTTGTTGGAAGGGCCCTTAGAAAACTCTTCAGGGGCAGTGCCATAGTTGAAAATGCAAGGAAAGTAAAGGTTCAGGACGCATATTCCCTAAGGTGCACCCCGCAGGTGTACGGAGCGGTATGGGACACAGTAGAATATGTCAGAAAGGTGTTAACCACAGAAATAAATTCCGCAACCGATAACCCGCTGCTCATGGATGATGAGTATATTTCCACCGGAAATTTTCATGGAGAGCCCGTTGCAATGGCATCTGACTTTCTTGCAATAGCCATGACTGATTTCGGGAATATGGTTGAGCGGCGCCTGGCCCGTATTGTGGACACAAACCTCAGCGGGCTTCCCCCGTTCCTGGTCAGGGATTACGGCCTGAACTCAGGGTATATGATACTCCAGTATACGGCAGCCGCCCTGTGCAATGTCAATAAAACCCTGGCACATCCCAATTCGGCTGATACTATACCCACATCAGCAAATCAGGAGGACCATGTGAGCATGGGTACAAATGCGGCATTGAAGCTTGTGGAGATCAACAGAAATGTGGAAACCATAGTTGCAATAGAATACCTTTTAGGTGCACAGGCACTGGAGTTCAGGAAACTTGAACCCTCAAAGGCCACAATGGATATTTATAGCAAAATAAGGGAAATAGTGAAGCCACTGGATCATGACCGCCCCTCAACAGAGGATATAAATGCAATATGCAGCATCATGGAAGCAGAATCTTTCAGGAATTTTATAATAGAAAAAACAGGATTCCATTGA